The Pseudomonas sp. Marseille-Q3773 DNA window GACGAACGCCACCTGGCGCGCATGCAGCGCAAGAAAGCGATCATCGACGAACGTATCGCCAATTCCCCCAACGAATGCGGCCTGCTGCTGGTGCTGACCGGCAATGGCAAGGGCAAGAGCAGCTCGGCCTTTGGCATGCTCGCGCGTGCCCTGGGGCATGGCATGCAGTGCGGTGTGGTGCAGTTCATCAAGGGCCGCAACAGTACCGGCGAAGAGCTGTTCTTCCGTCGCTTCCCAGAGCAGGTGCGCTACCACGTGATGGGCGAGGGCTTTACCTGGGAAACCCAGGACCGCCAGCGCGACATTGCCGCCGCCGAAGCGGCCTGGGCCGTGTCGCGCCAGTTGCTGCAGGACCCTGGCGTACAGTTCGTGGTCCTGGATGAGCTGAACATCGCCCTCAAGCATGGCTACCTCGACCTTGACCAGGTGCTGGCCGATATCCAGGCGCGCCCGCCGATGCAGCATGTGATCGTCACTGGCCGCGCCGCCAAGCCTGAAATGATCGAGCTGGCCGACACCGTGACCGAGATGGGCATGCTCAAGCACGCGTTCCAGGCCGGTATCCGCGCACAGAAGGGCGTCGAACTGTGAGCCAGCCGCGTCATTGCCCTGCCGTATTGATCGCGGCACCGGCCTCCGGCCAGGGCAAGCCCCCCGTTCCCGCCGCCCTGGCCCGCCTGCACCGCAACCTCGGGCGCAAAGTGCGGGTGTTCAAGTGCGGGCCTGACTTTCTCGACCCGATGATCCTCGAACGGGCCAGTGGTGCGCCGGTGTACCAGCTCGACTTGTGGATGATCGGCGCCGAGGAAAGCCGCCGGTTGCTGTGGGACGCTGCCGGCGAGGCCGACCTGATCCTGATCGAAGGGGTGATGGGGTTGTTCGACGGTAACCCGTCCAGCGCCGACCTGGCCCGCCATTTCGGCGTACCGGTGCTGGCGGTGATCGATGGCACGGCCATGGCGCAGACCTTCGGTGCCCTGGCCTTGGGCCTGGCGCGCTACCAGCCCGACCTGCCGTTCGCCGGCGTGCTGGCCAACCGGGTGGGCAGCCTGCGCCATGCGCAACTGCTGGAAGGAAGCCTGACCGAAGGCCTGCGTTGGTATGGCGGTTTGTCCCGCGAGCGCGGCATCGAGCTGCCCAGCCGCCACCTGGGGCTGGTGCAGGCCAGCGAACTGAACGACCTGGATGCACGCCTGGACGCCGCCGCCGAGGCACTCGGTGCGAGCTGCGACGCTGCCTTGCCACCGCCGGTGGCGTTTGCCGAGCCTGTGCCCGAAACCTGCGCCACGCCGCTGGCCGGTGTGCGTATCGGCGTGGCGCGGGACGAGGCGTTTGCCTTTATCTATGGCGCCAATCTCGACCTGTTGCGCACGCTTGGTGCGCACCTGGAATTCTTCTCGCCATTGCATGACCGCGCATTGCCAGCGGTGGACAGCCTGTACCTGCCGGGTGGCTATCCTGAGCTGCATCACCACGCGCTCGCCGGCAATGTGCCGATGAACGAAGCGATCCGGGCTCATCACGCCCAGGGCAAGCCTTTGTTGGCCGAGTGCGGTGGCATGCTGTACCTGCTCGATGCCCTGACCGACGTGGCGGGCGCGCGGGCCGAGCTGCTCGGCCTGCTGCCAGGCGAGGCGACCATGCAAAAGCGCCTGGCGGCCCTGGCGTTGCAGGCCGTGGAGTTGCCGGAAGGCACCTTGCGCGGGCACACCTATCACCATTCGCTGACCACCACCGCGCTGGAGTCGATCGCCCGGGGCCTGAGCCCCAACGGCGGGCGTGGCAACGAAGCGGTGTACCGCCTGGGGCGGCTGACGGCTTCCTACGTGCACTTCTACTTTCCTTCCAACCCGGATGCGGTGGCGGCGTTGTTGCGACCATGAGCGAACATGCATACAGCGACGCCGAGCGCGCCGCGATCTACCGCGCCATCGGCGAGCGCCGGGACATGCGCCATTTCGCCGCTGGCGAGGTGGCGCCGGAGCTGCTCGGCCGCCTGCTGGCCGCTGCGCACCAGGCGCCCAGCGTAGGCCTGATGCAACCTTGGCGATTCATCCGTATCAGCCGGCGTGACCTGCGCGCGCAGATCCAGGCGTTGGTGGAAAGCGAACGGGTGCGAACTGCCGAGGCCCTGGGCGAACGCTCCGATGCCTTCATGAAACTGAAGGTGGAAGGTATCAACGACTGCGCCGAATTGCTGGTGGCTGCGCTGATGGACAACCGCGAAGCCCATATCTTCGGCCGCCGCACCCTGCCGGAAATGGACCTGGCCTCGCTGGCCTGCGCTATCCAGAACCTGTGGCTGGCGGCCCGCGGCGAAGGTCTGGGCATGGGCTGGGTGTCGCTGTTCGACCCGCAGGCCTTGGCTACGTTGCTGGGCATGCCGGCCGGAGCCAAGCCGGTGGCGATACTGTGCCTGGGCCCGGTGACCGAGTTCTACCCGGCCCCGATGCTGGTGCTTGAGAACTGGGCTGAGGAACGGCCTTTGAGCGAAATGCTGTTCGAAAACCAATGGGGAGAGCGCCAATGAGCGTGGCCTTGCTGACCGTGGCCGGGGTGGCCCTGGATGCCTTGCTGGGCGAACCGCAGCGGCGTCACCCGCTGGTGGCGTTCGGCAACATGGCCGGCAACCTCGAGCGTCGCCTGAATGCCGGCGGGCGCGGCTGGCGCAGCCACGGTGTGAGCGCGTGGTTCCTGGCGGTGGTCCCGTTGACCCTGGTGGCCCTTGTCCTGTCCTGGTTGCCGTACATTGGCTGGCTGGTCGACGTGCTGGCCCTGTATTGCGCCGTCGGCCTGCGCAGCCTGGGCGAGCACGTGCTGCCGGTCGCCAATGCCTTGCGCCAGGGCGATCTGGAGGAAGCGCGACGCCGCGTTGGTTTCCTGGTCAGCCGCGAAACTCGCGAGCTGGACGAGCCCGCCGTGGCCCGCGCGGCCACCGAGTCGGTGCTGGAAAACGGCAGTGATGCGGTGTTCGCCGCACTGTTCTGGTTCGTCGTGGCCGGTGCGCCGGGCGTGGTGCTGTATCGCCTGAGCAACACGCTCGACGCCATGTGGGGCTATCGCAACGAACGTTTCGAACGCTTCGGCTGGTGCGCGGCGCGTGTCGACGACGTGCTCAACTATATTCCCGCCAGGCTGGTGGCGCTGACCTATGCACTGCTGGGCAAGACCCGCCTGGCCCTGGCCTGCTGGCGCCAGCAAGGCCCGCTGTGGGACAGCCCCAACGCCGGCCCGGTGATGGCCGCCGGTGCGGGCGCGCTGGGGGTGGAGCTGGGAGGCGCGGCGGTGTACCACGGTGAGTTGCATGAGCGACCGCGCCTGGGGCAAGGGCCAATGGCCGATGCCGAGGCCATCGAGCGTGGCTGGGGGCTGGTGCAGCGCGGTGTGTGGCTGTGGCTGCTGGTGATCTGCCTGGGGGCTTATATCGATGCTTGAACATGGGGGCCGCCTGCTGCGTGCGGTGCAGCAATATGGTATCGCCCGGGAACAGTGGCTGGACTTGTCCAGCGGCATTGCGCCGTGGTCTTTTCCGATCCCGCCGATTCCGCTGGAGGCCTGGGCTCGCCTGCCGGAAACCGGGGACGGCCTGGAGCAGGCTGCGCGCACCTACTACGGTGCCCGCCAATTGCTGCCGGTAGCCGGTTCGCAGGCCGCGATCCAGGCCCTGCCGTTGCTCCGCACAGCGTGCCGTGTGGGCGTGCTCGCACCGTGCTATGCCGAGCACCCGTACGCCTGGCAGCGGGCTGGGCACCAGTTGCTGGAGCTGGACGAAACCAAGGTCGAGGCGACGCTGGACAGCCTCGACGTGCTGGTGCTGGTCAACCCGAACAACCCAACCGGCCGCCGGGTGTCGCCTGAACGCCTGCTGGCGTGGCACGCGCGCCTGGCCGCCCGCGGTGGCTGGCTGCTGGTCGACGAAGCGTTCATGGACAACACCCCGGCCGACAGCGTGATCGGCCATGCCGAGCGCCCGGGCCTTGTCGTGCTGCGCTCGTTCGGCAAGTTCTTCGGCCTGGCCGGCGTGCGCCTGGGCTTCGTCGCTGCCGAGCGCAGCCTGCTGCTGCGCCTGGCTGAGTTGCTCGGCCCGTGGACCGTCAACGGCCCGACCCGGGTACTGGCCCAGGCCAGCCTGGCCGACCATGCCCGCCAGCGCATGCAGGTTGAACGCTGCGCCGCTGCCAGCCAGCGGCTGGCGGTGCTGCTGGACCGCGCCGGCCTGACGCCCAGCGGCGGTTGCGAGCTGTTCCAGTACGTGCGCTGCGAGCATGCTGCGCAACTGCATGATTTTCTCGCCCGCCGTGGCATCCTGGTACGCCTGTTCGAACAGCCGCCGGCGCTACGCCTGGGGCTGCCTGCCTGTGAAGCAGATGAACTGCGCCTGGCCCAGGCCCTGGTGGCCTATCAGAAGGAAACGGCATGACCACCCTCATGGTGCAAGGCACCACCTCCGACGCGGGCAAGAGCACGCTGGTGACTGCGCTGTGCCGCTGGCTGTTGCGCCAAGGTGTCGGCGTGGTGCCATTCAAGCCGCAGAACATGGCGCTGAACAGCGCGGTGACCGCGGATGGCGGCGAAATCGGCCGGGCCCAGGCGGTACAGGCCCAGGCCTGCCGGCTGGAACCGCACACCGACATGAACCCGGTGCTGCTCAAGCCCAACAGCGATACCGGCGCCCAGGTGATCATTCACGGTCGTGCGGTCACCAGCATGAACGCGGTGGCCTATCACGACTACAAGGCCATCGCCATGCAGGCGGTGCTGGCGTCGCACCAACGCCTGAGCGCTGCCTGGCCGGTGGTGATGGTCGAGGGTGCGGGTTCGCCGGCGGAAATCAACCTGCGTGCCGGCGACATTGCCAACATGGGCTTTGCCGAAGCGGTGGACTGCCCGGTGATCCTGGTCGCCGACATCAACCGCGGCGGCGTGTTTGCCCACCTGGTGGGCACGCTGGAGTTGCTGTCGCCCAGCGAGCAGGCGCGGGTCAAGGGCTTCGTCATCAACCGCTTCCGGGGCGACATCGCCTTGCTGCAGCCCGGGCTGGACTGGCTGGAACAGCGCACCGGAAAACCGGTGCTGGGTGTACTGCCCTATGTCAGCGACCTGCACCTGGAAGCCGAGGACGGTATCGATGCACGCCAGGGAGCCAAGGCCGGGCGCGTGCTCAAGGTAATCGTCCCGGTACTGCCACGCATCAGCAACCACACCGACTTCGACCCGCTGCGCCTGCACCCGCAGGTCGACCTGCAGTTCATCGGCCCGGGCCAGCCGATCCCGGCTGCCGACCTGATCATCCTGCCGGGCTCGAAAAGCGTGCGCGGCGACCTGGCGCAGCTGCGCGAACGCGGCTGGGACAAGGCCATCGCACGGCACCTGCGCTATGGGGGCAAGCTGATCGGAATTTGCGGCGGCCTGCAGATGCTTGGCCGCGAAGTGCATGACCCGCTCGGTCTCGAAGGCGCTGCCGGCTCGAGCCCCGGGCTTGGCCTGTTCGACTACGCCACGGTGCTCGAAGCCGAGAAGCAACTGCGCAACGTTGCCGGCACGCTGACGCTTGAAGGCGTCCCGGTTGCCGGTTATGAAATTCACGCAGGCGTCACCAGCGGGCCGGCACTGGAGCGGCCTGCCGTGGAGCTTGCCGATGGCCGTTGCGATGGTGCCGTCAGTGCCGATGGCCAGGTGCTGGCCACTTACCTGCACGGCCTGTTCGAAGGCAGTCAGTCGTGCGCTGCGCTGCTGCGCTGGGCTGGCCTGGAGGACGTGCAGAGCATCGATTACCAGGCCCTGCGCGAACGCGACATCGAGCGCCTCGCCGACCTGGTGGACAAACACCTGGACACCGCGCGCCTGCGCCAGCTTTGTGGGGTCGCCTGACATGCACAACCTGATCCTCGGCGGTGCCCGCTCCGGCAAGAGCCGCCTGGCCGAACAGCTGGCCAGCGCCAGTGGCCTGCCGGTGACCTACATCGCCACCAGCCAGCCGCTGGACGGTGAAATGAGTACCCGCGTGCAGTTGCATCGTCAGCGCCGCCCGGCCGACTGGGGCCTGATCGAAGAGCCCTTGGCCCTGGCCGCCGTGCTGCGCGCTGAAGCGGCCGAAGGGCGCTGCCTGCTGGTGGATTGCCTGACGCTGTGGCTGACCAACCTGCTGCTGCTCGAAGACGACCAGCGCCTGGCCGAGGAGCGTGATGCGCTACTGGCCTGCCTGGAGCAATTGCCGGGTACGCTGATCCTGGTCAGTAACGAGACCGGCCTGGGCATCGTACCCATGGGCGAGCTGACCCGGCGCTATGTCGACCTGGCCGGCGGGTTGCACCAGGCCGTCGCCGAACGCTGCCAGCGCGTGGTGCTGACCGTGGCCGGCCTGCCCTTAATGCTCAAAGGACCTGCACTATGACTCAAGCCTGGTGGCGTGACGCCTGCCACCCCCTCGACACCGCCGCCAGGGAGCGGGCCCGCGCCCGTCAGCAGCAGTTGACCAACCCCGCCGGTTCACTCGGCCAGCTGGAAGGCCTGGCCATCCAGCTGGCTGGCCTGCAGGGGCGTGAAAAGCCAAGCCTGGACCAGCTTGCCATCAGCCTGTTTGCCGGCGACCACGGCGTAGTCGAAGAGGGCATCTCGGCCTACCCGCAAGCGGTGACCGGGCAGATGCTGCGCAACTTCGTCAACGGCGGCGCGGCAATCAGCGTGCTGGCGCGCCAGCTTCAGGCCAGCCTGGAAGTGGTCGACCTGGGTACCATCGACCTGCATCTGCAGCTGCCTGGCGTGCGCCATCTGCGCCTGGGCGCCGGCACGGCCAACTTCGCCCGCCAGCCGGCGATGACCGATGAGCAGTTGCAGGCGGCACTGCAGGCCGGGCGCGACAGCGCCCTGCGCGCTGCCGAACAGGGCGCACAATTGTTCATTGGTGGCGAGATGGGCATTGGCAACACCACCGCCGCCGCAGCCCTGGCCAGCGTGC harbors:
- the cobO gene encoding cob(I)yrinic acid a,c-diamide adenosyltransferase, which produces MSESTERDERHLARMQRKKAIIDERIANSPNECGLLLVLTGNGKGKSSSAFGMLARALGHGMQCGVVQFIKGRNSTGEELFFRRFPEQVRYHVMGEGFTWETQDRQRDIAAAEAAWAVSRQLLQDPGVQFVVLDELNIALKHGYLDLDQVLADIQARPPMQHVIVTGRAAKPEMIELADTVTEMGMLKHAFQAGIRAQKGVEL
- a CDS encoding cobyrinate a,c-diamide synthase; amino-acid sequence: MSQPRHCPAVLIAAPASGQGKPPVPAALARLHRNLGRKVRVFKCGPDFLDPMILERASGAPVYQLDLWMIGAEESRRLLWDAAGEADLILIEGVMGLFDGNPSSADLARHFGVPVLAVIDGTAMAQTFGALALGLARYQPDLPFAGVLANRVGSLRHAQLLEGSLTEGLRWYGGLSRERGIELPSRHLGLVQASELNDLDARLDAAAEALGASCDAALPPPVAFAEPVPETCATPLAGVRIGVARDEAFAFIYGANLDLLRTLGAHLEFFSPLHDRALPAVDSLYLPGGYPELHHHALAGNVPMNEAIRAHHAQGKPLLAECGGMLYLLDALTDVAGARAELLGLLPGEATMQKRLAALALQAVELPEGTLRGHTYHHSLTTTALESIARGLSPNGGRGNEAVYRLGRLTASYVHFYFPSNPDAVAALLRP
- the bluB gene encoding 5,6-dimethylbenzimidazole synthase is translated as MSEHAYSDAERAAIYRAIGERRDMRHFAAGEVAPELLGRLLAAAHQAPSVGLMQPWRFIRISRRDLRAQIQALVESERVRTAEALGERSDAFMKLKVEGINDCAELLVAALMDNREAHIFGRRTLPEMDLASLACAIQNLWLAARGEGLGMGWVSLFDPQALATLLGMPAGAKPVAILCLGPVTEFYPAPMLVLENWAEERPLSEMLFENQWGERQ
- the cbiB gene encoding adenosylcobinamide-phosphate synthase CbiB, producing MSVALLTVAGVALDALLGEPQRRHPLVAFGNMAGNLERRLNAGGRGWRSHGVSAWFLAVVPLTLVALVLSWLPYIGWLVDVLALYCAVGLRSLGEHVLPVANALRQGDLEEARRRVGFLVSRETRELDEPAVARAATESVLENGSDAVFAALFWFVVAGAPGVVLYRLSNTLDAMWGYRNERFERFGWCAARVDDVLNYIPARLVALTYALLGKTRLALACWRQQGPLWDSPNAGPVMAAGAGALGVELGGAAVYHGELHERPRLGQGPMADAEAIERGWGLVQRGVWLWLLVICLGAYIDA
- the cobD gene encoding threonine-phosphate decarboxylase CobD, which codes for MLEHGGRLLRAVQQYGIAREQWLDLSSGIAPWSFPIPPIPLEAWARLPETGDGLEQAARTYYGARQLLPVAGSQAAIQALPLLRTACRVGVLAPCYAEHPYAWQRAGHQLLELDETKVEATLDSLDVLVLVNPNNPTGRRVSPERLLAWHARLAARGGWLLVDEAFMDNTPADSVIGHAERPGLVVLRSFGKFFGLAGVRLGFVAAERSLLLRLAELLGPWTVNGPTRVLAQASLADHARQRMQVERCAAASQRLAVLLDRAGLTPSGGCELFQYVRCEHAAQLHDFLARRGILVRLFEQPPALRLGLPACEADELRLAQALVAYQKETA
- a CDS encoding cobyric acid synthase, which translates into the protein MTTLMVQGTTSDAGKSTLVTALCRWLLRQGVGVVPFKPQNMALNSAVTADGGEIGRAQAVQAQACRLEPHTDMNPVLLKPNSDTGAQVIIHGRAVTSMNAVAYHDYKAIAMQAVLASHQRLSAAWPVVMVEGAGSPAEINLRAGDIANMGFAEAVDCPVILVADINRGGVFAHLVGTLELLSPSEQARVKGFVINRFRGDIALLQPGLDWLEQRTGKPVLGVLPYVSDLHLEAEDGIDARQGAKAGRVLKVIVPVLPRISNHTDFDPLRLHPQVDLQFIGPGQPIPAADLIILPGSKSVRGDLAQLRERGWDKAIARHLRYGGKLIGICGGLQMLGREVHDPLGLEGAAGSSPGLGLFDYATVLEAEKQLRNVAGTLTLEGVPVAGYEIHAGVTSGPALERPAVELADGRCDGAVSADGQVLATYLHGLFEGSQSCAALLRWAGLEDVQSIDYQALRERDIERLADLVDKHLDTARLRQLCGVA
- the cobU gene encoding bifunctional adenosylcobinamide kinase/adenosylcobinamide-phosphate guanylyltransferase yields the protein MHNLILGGARSGKSRLAEQLASASGLPVTYIATSQPLDGEMSTRVQLHRQRRPADWGLIEEPLALAAVLRAEAAEGRCLLVDCLTLWLTNLLLLEDDQRLAEERDALLACLEQLPGTLILVSNETGLGIVPMGELTRRYVDLAGGLHQAVAERCQRVVLTVAGLPLMLKGPAL
- the cobT gene encoding nicotinate-nucleotide--dimethylbenzimidazole phosphoribosyltransferase, with protein sequence MTQAWWRDACHPLDTAARERARARQQQLTNPAGSLGQLEGLAIQLAGLQGREKPSLDQLAISLFAGDHGVVEEGISAYPQAVTGQMLRNFVNGGAAISVLARQLQASLEVVDLGTIDLHLQLPGVRHLRLGAGTANFARQPAMTDEQLQAALQAGRDSALRAAEQGAQLFIGGEMGIGNTTAAAALASVLLGCPAIELSGPGTGLDDAGVRHKAEVIERALRLHGLCAEAPLRAMGCVGGFEIAALAGAYLGCAQAGIAVLVDGFICSVAALLAVRLNPQCGAWLLFAHQGAEPGHKAVLAALQAEPLLALGLRLGEGSGAALAVPLLRLACALHGQMATFAEAAVADRPA